The Kordia sp. SMS9 genome window below encodes:
- a CDS encoding LVIVD repeat-containing protein — MKLHHFILGMVCCLFLSCSDDDKQYELVNVATPITITSAELRASIEVQSPKSMVQSGKIYAYEQYIFINDVDKGVHIIDNRNPQQPTLVNFLKIPYNKDVSVKGNYLYADSGKDLVVFDISQVNNIQFVGHVENVLNVQQTVDYPEGVDIYNLENYNYEDIIIGWDIVVEQREIQDDNMYTIDLAEAASDGGGNTGSGGSLARFKIVDNYLYAVDINQINVFDIQNLEAPVKVNEEYVTWESETIFYQDNKLFIGSRTGMYIYDITNPSSPTFISSYDHMKFCDPVVVDGNYAYVTLRAGSSCMNGDFQTLESRLEIIDISDIYNPQLVETYFMDEPYGLGIKGEKLFICDGASGLKVYNKQDISNLQLTQNFNTNEAYDVIPMQDKLLLIGGNTLTQYNYTATGIEVISEFTIQ, encoded by the coding sequence ATGAAACTACACCATTTCATTTTAGGTATGGTTTGTTGCTTATTTTTGTCTTGTTCGGACGATGATAAACAGTACGAACTTGTTAACGTAGCAACACCTATTACCATCACTTCCGCAGAATTGCGTGCATCCATTGAAGTACAATCGCCAAAAAGTATGGTGCAATCTGGAAAAATATACGCGTATGAACAGTATATTTTTATAAACGATGTGGACAAAGGTGTTCATATTATTGACAACAGAAATCCACAGCAACCAACACTAGTAAATTTTTTAAAAATTCCATACAATAAAGATGTTTCTGTAAAAGGAAACTATTTATACGCTGATAGCGGAAAAGATTTGGTGGTTTTCGATATCAGTCAAGTAAACAATATTCAGTTTGTAGGACATGTAGAAAACGTGTTGAATGTACAGCAAACCGTAGATTATCCCGAAGGTGTGGATATTTATAATTTGGAAAATTACAATTATGAAGATATCATTATCGGTTGGGATATTGTAGTGGAACAAAGAGAAATACAAGATGACAATATGTATACTATCGATCTTGCGGAAGCGGCTTCCGATGGTGGTGGTAATACAGGTTCGGGCGGATCGTTGGCGCGTTTCAAAATTGTAGATAATTATTTATATGCAGTTGATATCAATCAAATAAATGTATTTGATATTCAAAATTTAGAAGCACCAGTAAAAGTAAATGAAGAATATGTAACCTGGGAATCTGAAACAATTTTTTATCAAGACAACAAACTATTCATTGGATCGCGCACAGGAATGTATATTTATGACATTACCAATCCGAGTTCGCCAACGTTCATTTCCAGTTACGATCACATGAAATTCTGTGATCCTGTTGTGGTTGATGGCAACTATGCGTATGTAACGTTGCGCGCAGGTTCTAGCTGTATGAATGGAGATTTTCAAACCTTGGAAAGTCGCTTAGAAATCATAGACATTTCAGACATTTACAATCCGCAATTGGTAGAAACCTATTTTATGGACGAACCGTACGGATTGGGAATTAAAGGAGAAAAACTATTTATCTGCGATGGCGCTTCTGGCTTGAAAGTGTACAACAAACAAGATATTTCAAATTTACAACTCACGCAAAATTTCAACACAAACGAAGCGTACGACGTCATTCCGATGCAAGACAAATTACTACTCATCGGCGGAAACACACTCACACAATACAATTATACGGCAACAGGCATTGAGGTCATTAGCGAATTTACCATTCAATAA
- the miaB gene encoding tRNA (N6-isopentenyl adenosine(37)-C2)-methylthiotransferase MiaB, with the protein MEKIIDESKQGERIVLAQNPKNTRKLYIESYGCQMNFSDSEIVASILAKEGFNTTNSLEEADLVLVNTCSIRDKAEQTVRKRLEKYNAVKRNNPKMKVGVLGCMAERLKNKFLEEEKIVDMVVGPDAYKDLPNLVQEIDEGRNAVNVILSKEETYGDISPVRLNSNGINALVSITRGCDNMCTFCVVPFTRGRERSRDPQSIIEEIQELVDKNYKEVTLLGQNVDSYLWYGGGLKKDFVKASEMQKATAVDFAKLLEMVATKFPKLRLRFSTSNPQDMHENVLLVMAKHQNICNHIHLPVQSGSDRILKEMNRLHTREEYFRLIDKIREILPGCGISQDMIAGFPTETEEDHQDTLSLMEYVKYGFGYMFSYSERPGTVAGRKMEDDVPEPVKKRRLAEIIALQRKHSEYRTNAQLGKIKEVLIEGTSKKSDAHWKGRTSENTVAVFPKENYKPGDFVNVKVIDCTSATLIGEPIGYSDNN; encoded by the coding sequence ATGGAGAAGATTATTGACGAAAGTAAACAAGGAGAACGTATTGTTTTAGCACAAAATCCTAAGAATACGCGAAAATTATATATAGAAAGTTACGGCTGCCAGATGAATTTTTCTGATAGCGAAATTGTTGCGTCCATTTTAGCAAAAGAAGGATTTAACACCACAAATAGTTTAGAAGAAGCCGATTTGGTATTAGTAAACACGTGTTCTATTCGCGATAAAGCGGAACAAACAGTACGCAAACGTTTGGAAAAATACAATGCAGTAAAAAGAAACAATCCAAAAATGAAAGTGGGCGTATTGGGCTGTATGGCTGAACGCTTGAAAAATAAGTTTTTGGAGGAAGAAAAAATTGTAGACATGGTCGTTGGACCAGATGCTTACAAAGACTTACCCAATTTAGTGCAGGAAATTGACGAAGGACGCAATGCCGTTAATGTCATTTTATCAAAAGAAGAAACCTATGGTGATATTTCGCCTGTGCGATTAAATTCGAACGGAATTAACGCATTAGTTTCCATTACCAGAGGTTGCGACAATATGTGTACGTTTTGTGTAGTTCCGTTTACGCGTGGACGTGAACGCAGTCGCGATCCGCAATCCATTATAGAAGAAATTCAAGAATTGGTCGACAAAAATTACAAAGAAGTAACGCTACTTGGACAAAATGTAGATAGTTATTTATGGTATGGCGGCGGCTTGAAAAAGGATTTTGTCAAAGCTTCTGAAATGCAAAAAGCTACCGCAGTTGATTTTGCCAAATTGCTGGAAATGGTGGCGACCAAATTTCCAAAGTTACGGTTGCGTTTCTCTACGTCAAATCCACAAGACATGCATGAAAATGTATTGTTAGTGATGGCAAAACATCAAAATATTTGCAATCACATTCACTTGCCTGTACAAAGTGGAAGCGACCGTATTTTAAAAGAAATGAACCGTTTGCATACGCGTGAAGAATATTTCAGATTGATCGATAAAATTCGTGAAATTTTACCTGGATGTGGCATTTCACAAGATATGATTGCTGGCTTTCCAACAGAAACTGAAGAAGACCATCAAGATACCTTATCGCTGATGGAATATGTAAAATATGGATTCGGATACATGTTTTCCTATTCGGAACGACCAGGAACTGTGGCAGGAAGAAAAATGGAAGACGATGTGCCAGAACCTGTAAAAAAGCGCAGACTTGCAGAAATTATTGCGTTACAGCGCAAGCATAGTGAATACAGAACCAACGCGCAACTTGGCAAGATCAAAGAAGTACTGATTGAAGGAACTTCTAAAAAATCAGACGCGCATTGGAAAGGAAGAACTTCTGAAAATACAGTTGCCGTGTTCCCAAAAGAAAATTACAAACCTGGCGATTTTGTCAATGTAAAAGTAATAGACTGTACTTCTGCCACTTTAATTGGTGAACCAATAGGCTACTCAGACAATAATTAA
- a CDS encoding sigma-54-dependent Fis family transcriptional regulator, which translates to MESMQAIKQRFGIIGNNPGLNRAIEKAMQVAPTDISVLVTGESGVGKESIPKIIHALSHRKHGKYIAVNCGAIPEGTIDSELFGHEKGAFTGATQTRNGYFEVADNGTIFLDEVGELPLTTQVRLLRVLENGEFIKVGSSKVQKTNVRIVAATNVNMFEAIKKGKFREDLYYRLSTVEIHLPPLRARKDDIHLLFRKFASDFAMKYKMPSIRLNEEATEMLTKYRWNGNIRQLRNVAEQISVLEEKRSITPETLRQYLPNNTGNLPAVIENDKKDSDFSSEREILYKVLFDMKSDLNDLKKLTMELMQKGVSQKVKDENESLIQKIYGEDENEEFFPEEETAAAPVKLLSIAPEVSVVSETDKYHFAEDVEEEETLSLHDKELELIKKALERNKGKRKAAAKELGISERTLYRKIKQFDL; encoded by the coding sequence ATGGAATCCATGCAAGCGATCAAACAACGTTTTGGAATCATTGGAAACAATCCAGGACTCAATCGCGCTATAGAAAAAGCCATGCAAGTTGCGCCCACCGATATTTCGGTATTAGTGACTGGTGAAAGTGGTGTTGGTAAAGAAAGTATTCCCAAAATAATTCATGCACTTTCGCACCGAAAACACGGAAAATACATTGCTGTCAACTGTGGTGCCATTCCCGAAGGAACGATTGATAGTGAATTATTCGGTCACGAAAAAGGCGCTTTTACAGGTGCTACACAAACCCGAAACGGGTATTTTGAAGTGGCAGATAATGGTACTATTTTTTTGGATGAAGTGGGAGAATTGCCACTGACAACCCAAGTACGTTTGCTGCGTGTGTTGGAAAATGGCGAATTCATCAAAGTAGGTTCGTCCAAAGTGCAAAAAACCAACGTTCGCATTGTCGCAGCAACCAATGTCAATATGTTTGAAGCGATCAAAAAAGGAAAATTCAGAGAAGATTTATACTATCGTTTGAGTACCGTTGAAATTCACCTTCCGCCATTGCGCGCCCGAAAAGATGACATTCACTTGCTATTTCGAAAATTTGCTTCTGATTTTGCCATGAAATACAAAATGCCGTCCATTCGCCTAAACGAAGAAGCAACAGAAATGTTGACAAAATACCGCTGGAACGGAAACATTCGTCAGTTGCGAAATGTAGCAGAACAAATTTCGGTATTGGAAGAAAAACGATCCATTACGCCTGAAACCTTACGTCAATACTTACCAAATAACACAGGAAACTTGCCTGCTGTAATTGAAAATGACAAAAAAGACAGCGATTTCAGTTCGGAACGTGAAATTTTGTACAAAGTGCTTTTCGACATGAAAAGCGACTTAAACGATCTTAAAAAACTCACGATGGAACTCATGCAGAAAGGAGTTTCTCAAAAAGTAAAAGATGAAAACGAAAGTCTCATCCAAAAAATATACGGCGAAGATGAAAACGAAGAATTCTTCCCAGAAGAAGAAACCGCAGCGGCACCCGTAAAACTTTTGTCGATTGCTCCAGAAGTCTCCGTAGTTTCTGAAACCGACAAATATCACTTTGCCGAAGATGTAGAGGAAGAAGAAACGCTTTCGCTACACGACAAAGAACTAGAACTGATCAAAAAAGCGCTAGAACGCAACAAAGGCAAACGAAAAGCTGCCGCTAAAGAATTGGGCATCTCTGAACGAACACTCTATAGAAAAATCAAACAATTTGATTTATAA
- a CDS encoding LptE family protein produces MKKIKIIIATIVFTITVTGCGLYNFTGTGDLNADTFQVNFFQNSAPIIEPGLDRDFTLALQDFILNQTSLDLVRANGDLLYEGEIVEYRVSPMTATANNTAAQNRLTIGVQVRFSHKNKPEDDFDQRFSFFYDFPATSQLTAVQATAFQEIFERLTLDIFNASLAKW; encoded by the coding sequence ATGAAAAAGATAAAAATTATCATCGCAACAATTGTCTTCACAATCACAGTGACAGGTTGTGGCCTCTATAATTTTACAGGAACAGGCGATTTGAATGCAGACACGTTTCAAGTCAACTTTTTCCAAAACAGCGCGCCAATTATTGAGCCTGGACTCGACAGAGACTTTACCTTGGCATTACAAGATTTTATTCTGAATCAAACCAGTTTAGATTTGGTCAGAGCCAATGGCGATTTATTATATGAAGGTGAAATTGTAGAATATCGTGTATCACCAATGACGGCGACAGCAAACAATACGGCTGCACAAAACCGTTTAACGATTGGTGTACAAGTACGTTTCTCACACAAAAACAAACCTGAAGATGATTTTGATCAACGTTTTTCATTCTTTTATGATTTTCCCGCAACCTCACAATTGACAGCAGTGCAAGCAACCGCTTTTCAAGAAATCTTTGAACGTTTAACCTTAGATATTTTCAACGCAAGTTTAGCAAAATGGTAA
- the secG gene encoding preprotein translocase subunit SecG, producing MSSTYYIFIILILIVAFLLMLVIMVQNPKGGGLSSTFGGGGNQQIGGVQKTTDFLDKSTWALGTILIALILITNFTNLSAADQQSKLANKNIQTTEQPATTNDSNTNSTDTTNGGNE from the coding sequence ATGAGTTCAACTTATTACATATTTATCATCTTAATCCTTATTGTAGCATTCTTATTAATGCTAGTAATCATGGTACAAAATCCAAAAGGTGGAGGATTATCTTCTACGTTTGGTGGAGGCGGAAATCAGCAGATTGGTGGTGTGCAGAAAACGACAGACTTTTTAGATAAAAGTACGTGGGCATTAGGAACCATCTTAATCGCGTTGATCTTAATTACAAACTTTACAAATTTGAGTGCAGCCGATCAGCAATCAAAACTTGCTAACAAAAACATTCAAACAACAGAGCAGCCTGCCACTACAAACGATTCAAACACAAATTCTACGGACACGACAAACGGAGGTAACGAGTAG
- the groES gene encoding co-chaperone GroES, with translation MSKVNIKPLADRVLISPLPAATKTASGLYIPDSAKEKQQRGTVVAAGPGKKDEPLTVKVGDTVLYGKFSGTEIKFDGEDYIIMREDDILAII, from the coding sequence ATGAGCAAAGTTAATATCAAACCACTTGCAGATAGAGTTTTGATTTCCCCATTGCCAGCAGCCACAAAAACTGCTTCAGGGCTCTACATTCCAGATTCAGCAAAAGAAAAACAACAACGCGGAACTGTTGTGGCAGCTGGACCCGGCAAAAAAGACGAACCGTTAACGGTAAAAGTTGGTGACACTGTTTTGTATGGAAAGTTTTCTGGAACTGAAATCAAGTTTGACGGTGAAGACTACATCATCATGAGAGAAGATGACATTTTAGCAATTATTTAA
- the groL gene encoding chaperonin GroEL (60 kDa chaperone family; promotes refolding of misfolded polypeptides especially under stressful conditions; forms two stacked rings of heptamers to form a barrel-shaped 14mer; ends can be capped by GroES; misfolded proteins enter the barrel where they are refolded when GroES binds) encodes MAKDIKFDVEARDGLKRGVDALANAVKVTLGPKGRNVIISKSFGAPSVTKDGVSVAKEIELEDALENMGAQMVKEVASRTNDLAGDGTTTATVLAQAIVKEGLKNVAAGANPMDLKRGIDKAVTAIVEDLQKQSKKVGDSSEKIKQVASISSNNDEVVGDLIAQAFGKVGKEGVITVEEAKGTDTYVDVVEGMQFDRGYLSPYFVTNSEKMEAELESPYILLFDKKISSMKDLMPVLEPVAQTGKPLLIIAEDVDGEALATLVVNKLRGALKIAAVKAPGFGDRRKAMLEDIAILTGGTVISEERGFTLESATIDLLGTAEKITIDKDNTTIVNGAGDAEMIQTRVGQIKAQIESTTSDYDKEKLQERLAKLAGGVAVLYVGAASEVEMKEKKDRVDDALHATRAAVEEGIVAGGGVALVRAKNVLESITTDNLDEVTGIKIIARAIEEPLRTIVSNAGGEGSVVVSKVMEGEKDFGYDAKTEEYVDMLKAGIIDPKKVTRIALENAASVAGMILTTECALVDIKEEAPAGGGMPPMGGGMPGMM; translated from the coding sequence ATGGCAAAAGATATAAAATTTGATGTAGAAGCACGCGACGGACTCAAACGTGGTGTGGATGCATTAGCAAATGCAGTAAAAGTTACTTTAGGACCAAAAGGAAGAAATGTAATCATTAGCAAATCATTTGGTGCGCCATCGGTAACGAAAGATGGTGTTTCTGTAGCGAAAGAAATAGAGCTAGAAGATGCCTTAGAAAACATGGGCGCGCAAATGGTAAAAGAAGTAGCTTCTCGTACGAACGATTTAGCAGGAGATGGAACCACAACTGCAACTGTACTAGCACAAGCTATTGTAAAAGAAGGATTGAAAAACGTGGCTGCAGGTGCAAATCCGATGGATTTAAAACGAGGAATTGACAAAGCAGTTACTGCCATCGTTGAAGACTTACAAAAGCAATCGAAAAAAGTAGGTGATTCTTCTGAAAAAATAAAACAAGTAGCTTCGATCTCTTCAAATAACGACGAAGTTGTGGGTGATTTAATCGCGCAAGCTTTTGGAAAAGTTGGTAAAGAAGGTGTCATCACGGTAGAAGAAGCTAAAGGAACGGACACGTATGTAGATGTAGTTGAAGGAATGCAGTTTGACAGAGGATATTTGTCACCGTATTTCGTGACCAACTCTGAAAAAATGGAAGCAGAATTGGAAAGTCCGTACATCTTATTATTTGATAAGAAAATTTCTTCCATGAAGGACTTAATGCCTGTATTGGAACCCGTAGCGCAAACAGGAAAGCCATTATTAATCATTGCGGAAGATGTAGATGGTGAAGCATTGGCAACTCTAGTAGTAAACAAATTAAGAGGCGCTTTAAAAATTGCGGCGGTAAAAGCACCTGGATTTGGTGATCGTAGAAAAGCAATGTTAGAAGATATCGCCATTTTAACTGGTGGAACGGTTATTTCGGAAGAAAGAGGATTTACGTTAGAAAGTGCTACGATTGATCTTTTAGGAACTGCTGAGAAAATCACAATCGACAAAGACAATACAACCATTGTAAATGGTGCTGGTGATGCAGAAATGATTCAAACACGTGTGGGACAAATAAAAGCTCAAATTGAATCTACTACTTCTGATTACGATAAAGAAAAACTACAAGAACGTTTGGCAAAATTAGCTGGCGGAGTGGCAGTTTTATATGTTGGAGCAGCTTCTGAAGTAGAAATGAAAGAGAAAAAAGACAGAGTAGACGATGCTTTACACGCCACAAGAGCTGCGGTTGAAGAAGGAATTGTTGCTGGCGGTGGTGTTGCTTTAGTTCGTGCGAAAAATGTACTAGAAAGCATTACTACAGATAATTTAGACGAAGTAACAGGAATCAAAATTATTGCACGTGCTATTGAAGAGCCATTACGTACCATTGTTTCCAACGCTGGTGGCGAAGGAAGCGTAGTTGTTTCAAAAGTAATGGAAGGTGAAAAAGATTTTGGATACGATGCTAAAACGGAAGAATATGTAGACATGCTGAAAGCAGGAATCATTGATCCGAAGAAAGTAACGCGTATTGCATTGGAAAATGCAGCATCTGTAGCAGGAATGATTTTAACTACAGAATGTGCATTGGTTGACATCAAAGAAGAAGCACCAGCTGGAGGCGGAATGCCACCAATGGGCGGCGGAATGCCAGGAATGATGTAA
- a CDS encoding exosortase F system-associated protein, whose amino-acid sequence MGKVWKYIAIGFLFAVLVLIRAFENELFYDPFLLFFKYDYFQGTIPEYETWSLFLNYIFRYGLNMLVSLAIIYIAFENKSVVKFSLGLYAIAFVILVSLYFYLIKHDLTEDYLLTFYVRRFLIQPLFVLILLPAFYYQRKIKHEEF is encoded by the coding sequence ATGGGAAAAGTATGGAAATATATCGCTATTGGATTCCTTTTCGCAGTATTGGTGTTGATACGCGCCTTTGAAAACGAACTGTTTTACGATCCGTTTTTGCTTTTTTTTAAGTATGATTATTTTCAAGGAACGATTCCCGAATATGAAACCTGGTCGCTTTTTTTGAATTACATATTTCGCTATGGTTTGAATATGCTAGTTTCCTTAGCCATTATTTACATTGCGTTTGAAAATAAAAGTGTTGTCAAATTTTCATTGGGCTTGTATGCAATTGCTTTTGTGATTTTAGTCTCGCTGTATTTTTATCTCATCAAACACGATTTGACAGAAGATTATTTACTCACATTTTATGTTCGCCGCTTTTTAATTCAACCACTTTTCGTATTGATTTTACTGCCAGCATTTTATTACCAGCGGAAAATAAAACATGAGGAGTTTTAA
- the xrtF gene encoding exosortase family protein XrtF, which yields MIKSIQKYKSALGFIVKFFVVYAILTYAYSLYLSNFEGEPDGVTRIVAGQTESIINALGYAANVEVHESEPTMKLLVHGNYVGRIVEGCNSISVLILFITFVIAFTGNLKNTILFILVGSVLVYVANLLRIVVLGIGLYSFPEQEYLLHQIVFPTIIYGMVFLLWMLWVQKFSKK from the coding sequence GTGATAAAAAGCATTCAAAAATACAAATCAGCTTTAGGGTTTATTGTCAAATTCTTTGTCGTGTATGCGATTTTGACCTACGCGTATAGTTTGTATTTGTCCAATTTTGAAGGAGAACCTGATGGCGTAACGCGCATTGTCGCTGGTCAGACCGAAAGTATTATCAATGCATTGGGTTATGCTGCAAACGTAGAAGTTCACGAATCTGAACCTACCATGAAATTGCTCGTTCATGGGAATTATGTAGGTAGAATTGTAGAAGGATGTAATTCCATTAGTGTATTGATTTTGTTTATCACTTTTGTGATTGCTTTCACGGGAAATTTGAAAAATACGATACTTTTTATTCTTGTCGGAAGCGTTTTAGTGTATGTAGCAAATTTGTTGCGAATTGTTGTGTTAGGCATTGGATTGTACAGTTTTCCTGAACAGGAATATTTATTGCATCAAATTGTATTTCCAACAATTATTTACGGAATGGTTTTTTTATTGTGGATGTTGTGGGTTCAAAAATTTTCAAAAAAGTAG
- a CDS encoding GAF domain-containing protein, with protein sequence MKFNTYKPEIENIIANETLSVNDRMTKICELLQENIAHYDWVGFYFKNGDKPELKLRAFAGEPTDHTIIPFGKGICGQVAVSNENFLVPDVKAQDNYIACSIYVKAEIVIPLFVNGENIGQIDIDSHTPDPFTKEDEEFLEFINAKVAEIL encoded by the coding sequence ATGAAATTCAACACATACAAACCCGAAATCGAAAATATTATTGCCAACGAAACACTTTCTGTAAACGATCGCATGACGAAAATCTGCGAACTTTTACAAGAAAACATTGCACATTACGATTGGGTTGGATTTTACTTTAAAAACGGCGACAAACCTGAATTAAAACTACGTGCTTTTGCTGGTGAACCCACCGATCATACGATCATTCCATTCGGAAAAGGCATCTGCGGACAAGTAGCTGTTTCTAACGAAAACTTCTTGGTACCAGACGTAAAAGCACAAGACAATTACATTGCGTGTAGCATTTATGTAAAAGCAGAAATCGTAATTCCGCTATTCGTCAACGGCGAGAACATTGGACAAATTGACATTGACTCGCACACGCCAGATCCGTTTACCAAAGAAGATGAAGAGTTTTTGGAATTTATCAATGCGAAAGTGGCGGAGATACTTTAA
- the purH gene encoding bifunctional phosphoribosylaminoimidazolecarboxamide formyltransferase/IMP cyclohydrolase: MNSQKQATSALISVFSKDGLAPIVEKLHALGITIYSTGGTEKFIKDLGIPVVPVEDVTSYPSILGGRVKTLHPKVFGGILNRQHNESDVAELEQYEIPQLDIVIVDLYPFEKTVASGASEQEIIEKIDIGGISLIRAAAKNFADVMCVSSVDDYGSFLELLEAQEGAFSLADRKAFAANAFNVSSHYDTAIFNYFNHDHAIPTLKISETQGKVLRYGENPHQKGFFFGNFDDMFEKLHGKELSYNNLLDVDAAVNLMNEFTNDDPTFAILKHNNACGFATRNTIHQAYVDALAGDPVSAFGGILIANTEIDRATADEIHKLFCEVVIAPSYTEAALKALKRKKNRIILIQNEVELPKTLVRTCLNGALVQEKDAKTDVLEDLTYATNNKPTDSQLEDLLFASKICKHTKSNTIVLVKNKQLCASGTGQTSRVDALNQSIVKATSFKFDLNGAVMASDAFFPFPDCVEIAGNAGIKAVIQPGGSIKDQLSIDYCNTADIAMVFTGTRHFKH; the protein is encoded by the coding sequence ATGAATTCCCAAAAACAAGCAACATCCGCTTTAATTTCGGTTTTTAGCAAAGATGGTTTAGCGCCAATTGTAGAAAAATTACACGCTTTAGGCATCACGATTTACTCCACAGGTGGCACAGAAAAATTTATCAAAGACCTTGGTATTCCTGTCGTTCCTGTAGAAGATGTAACGTCGTATCCTTCTATTTTAGGCGGACGCGTAAAAACATTGCATCCAAAAGTATTTGGTGGTATCTTAAATCGTCAACACAACGAAAGTGATGTGGCTGAATTGGAACAATACGAAATTCCACAACTAGATATTGTCATTGTCGATTTATATCCGTTTGAAAAAACCGTGGCTTCAGGCGCAAGTGAGCAAGAAATCATCGAAAAAATTGACATTGGAGGAATCTCTCTCATCAGAGCTGCCGCGAAAAACTTTGCAGATGTCATGTGTGTGTCTTCAGTAGACGATTACGGAAGCTTTTTGGAATTATTAGAAGCGCAAGAAGGTGCTTTTTCTTTGGCAGATAGAAAAGCCTTTGCGGCGAATGCGTTCAATGTATCATCACATTACGATACGGCAATTTTTAACTACTTCAATCACGATCATGCCATTCCAACATTGAAAATAAGCGAAACACAAGGAAAAGTATTGCGCTACGGAGAAAATCCACACCAAAAAGGATTCTTCTTTGGCAATTTTGACGACATGTTTGAAAAGCTTCACGGAAAAGAATTGAGCTATAACAACTTATTAGATGTAGATGCTGCCGTCAATTTAATGAACGAGTTTACTAATGACGATCCAACATTTGCCATCTTAAAACACAACAATGCGTGCGGATTTGCAACACGCAACACAATTCACCAAGCGTATGTAGATGCGTTGGCAGGCGATCCTGTTTCTGCTTTTGGTGGAATATTAATTGCAAATACAGAAATTGACAGAGCAACAGCAGACGAAATTCACAAACTATTCTGTGAAGTTGTCATTGCACCATCATACACGGAAGCTGCATTAAAAGCATTGAAAAGAAAGAAAAACAGAATCATCCTTATTCAAAACGAAGTGGAATTACCAAAAACACTAGTACGTACCTGTTTAAATGGTGCCTTAGTGCAAGAAAAAGATGCAAAAACGGATGTGCTGGAAGATTTAACATACGCAACCAACAATAAACCAACCGATTCGCAGTTAGAAGATTTACTATTCGCTTCTAAAATTTGCAAACACACAAAATCAAACACAATTGTTTTGGTAAAAAACAAACAATTATGTGCAAGTGGAACAGGACAAACTAGTAGAGTTGATGCGTTAAATCAATCTATTGTAAAAGCTACTAGTTTTAAATTTGATTTAAATGGTGCAGTCATGGCAAGTGATGCTTTCTTTCCATTTCCAGACTGTGTAGAAATTGCCGGAAACGCAGGAATCAAAGCTGTAATTCAGCCTGGCGGATCTATAAAAGACCAATTGAGCATCGATTATTGCAATACAGCAGATATTGCAATGGTATTTACAGGCACAAGACACTTTAAACACTAA